A single Musa acuminata AAA Group cultivar baxijiao chromosome BXJ2-1, Cavendish_Baxijiao_AAA, whole genome shotgun sequence DNA region contains:
- the LOC135598502 gene encoding putative invertase inhibitor: MGRFTSVFLSCLSFLLFVVLLPHVSSRPAAVPARRSIVGETCNQIARGDPNVDFTFCSQSLRSAAGSDGADLHGLAIISLKLAVANATSAATRAKALLKGNGLSRYYKSCLNACRDVYADAASDLRDATGMIRSGRLVDARVYISAAVDAPVVCEDGFQEGGLASPLAEEDGDLMQLAVIALAIAVRLG, encoded by the coding sequence ATGGGAAGATTCACTTCCGTCTTCCTCTCctgcctctccttcctcctcttcgtcgTTCTTCTTCCACACGTCTCTTCGCGGCCAGCGGCCGTGCCCGCTCGACGCAGCATCGTCGGCGAGACCTGCAACCAGATCGCGAGAGGCGATCCCAACGTGGACTTCACCTTCTGTTCGCAGTCGCTGCGGTCGGCCGCCGGAAGCGACGGCGCGGACCTGCACGGCCTCGCCATCATATCGCTAAAGCTGGCGGTCGCCAACGCGACGTCCGCCGCGACCCGGGCGAAGGCGCTGCTGAAGGGCAACGGCCTGAGCCGGTACTACAAGTCGTGCCTGAACGCCTGCCGCGATGTCTACGCCGACGCCGCGTCGGATCTCCGCGACGCCACCGGGATGATCAGATCCGGCCGCCTTGTCGACGCCAGGGTGTACATCAGCGCCGCCGTGGACGCGCCCGTCGTGTGCGAGGACGGGTTCCAAGAAGGTGGACTCGCCTCGCCGCTGGCGGAGGAAGACGGCGACCTGATGCAGCTTGCTGTCATCGCCCTCGCCATCGCCGTTCGACTGGGTTGA